A region from the Vanacampus margaritifer isolate UIUO_Vmar chromosome 5, RoL_Vmar_1.0, whole genome shotgun sequence genome encodes:
- the crybb1l3 gene encoding crystallin, beta B1, like 3, giving the protein MSHSGAQGSIGSHSAIGLRNHKICLYEFENFQGRKIDLIGECRNLSEKGLEKICSIRVENGPWVGFEQQNMTGEMFMLEKGEYPRWDTWSNSYRCDRLMSVRPVKMDPQDHKICLYECTNFEGRKMEVCDEDIPSLWSYGFQDRVASVQVTGGTWVAYQYPGYRGFQYVMEMGSFKHWNDWGAHHPQIQSIRRVKDMQTHRRGCFEFNA; this is encoded by the exons ATGTCTCACTCAGGTGCTCAAGGCAGCATTGGCAGCCACTCTGCCATTGGGCTGCGTAATCATAAG ATTTGCCTCTATGAATTTGAGAACTTCCAAGGCCGAAAAATTGACCTGATTGGAGAGTGTCGTAACTTAAGCGAGAAGGGCTTGGAAAAAATCTGCTCCATCCGGGTAGAGAATGGGCC CTGGGTGGGCTTTGAGCAGCAGAACATGACCGGAGAGATGTTCATGCTGGAGAAGGGAGAATACCCCAGATGGGACACCTGGTCCAACAGCTATAGGTGTGATCGTCTAATGTCAGTCAGACCAGTAAAAATG GACCCCCAGGACCACAAGATTTGCCTGTATGAGTGCACGAATTTCGAAGGTCGCAAGATGGAGGTGTGTGATGAGGATATTCCAAGCTTGTGGTCTTACGGCTTCCAGGACCGCGTCGCTAGCGTTCAGGTTACTGGTGGAAC GTGGGTGGCCTACCAGTACCCTGGCTACCGTGGTTTCCAGTATGTCATGGAAATGGGCTCTTTCAAGCACTGGAATGACTGGGGAGCCCACCATCCCCAGATCCAATCCATCCGTAGGGTGAAAGACATGCAAACACACCGCAGAGGCTGCTTCGAGTTCAATGCCTAG
- the cryba1a gene encoding crystallin, beta A1a gives MAQNNPNPLGPWKITVYDQENFQGKRLEFTSSCQNIMESGTDNIRSLKVECGAWAGYEHSSFCGQQFVLERGEYPQWESWSGSNAYHTERMMSFRPICSANHKESKMVVFEKENFMGRQWEISDDYPSLQAMGWGTNEIGSMQVQSGAWVCYQFPGYRGYQYILECDRHGGEYKHYREWGSHAQSFQVQSLRRIQQ, from the exons ATGGCTCAGAATAATCCCAACCCACTGGGACCATGGAAG ATCACAGTTTACGACCAGGAGAACTTCCAAGGAAAGCGTCTGGAGTTCACATCCTCCTGCCAGAACATCATGGAGTCTGGCACTGACAACATCCGCTCCCTGAAGGTTGAGTGTGGAGC TTGGGCAGgatatgagcactccagcttctGTGGACAGCAGTTTGTTTTGGAGAGAGGAGAGTACCCTCAATGGGAGTCTTGGAGTGGCAGCAACGCCTATCACACTGAGAGGATGATGTCTTTCCGCCCCATCTGCTCTGCT AACCACAAGGAGTCTAAGATGGTGGTGTTTGAAAAAGAGAACTTTATGGGACGCCAATGGGAGATAAGCGATGACTACCCATCACTGCAGGCTATGGGCTGGGGAACCAATGAGATTGGATCCATGCAAGTTCAGAGTGGCGC CTGGGTGTGCTACCAGTTCCCTGGTTACCGTGGTTACCAGTACATTCTGGAGTGTGATCGCCATGGTGGCGAGTACAAACATTACAGAGAATGGGGCTCCCATGCTCAGTCATTCCAGGTGCAGTCACTGCGTCGCATCCAGCAATGA